From one Humulus lupulus chromosome 8, drHumLupu1.1, whole genome shotgun sequence genomic stretch:
- the LOC133797447 gene encoding cytochrome b5-like, which translates to MTSSDPKKFSFEEVAQHNHKKDCWIIISGKAYDVTPFLEEHPGGDEVLQLATEKDATDDFEDIGHSDNAKELMEKYYVGEVDISTLPKKPNYKPPQPVHHHSDQSSGIAVKILQFSLPLLILAIAFALQFYSKKK; encoded by the exons ATGACTTCATCAGATCCTAAGAAGTTTTCCTTTGAGGAGGTGGCCCAGCATAACCATAAGAAAGATTGCTGGATTATAATTTCTGGGAAG GCCTATGATGTCACTCCATTTTTGGAAGAACATCCTGGTGGCGATGAAGTCTTGCAACTAGCAACAG AGAAGGATGCAACCGATGATTTCGAAGATATAGGCCACAGTGACAATGCAAAGGAACTGATGGAAAAGTACTACGTGGGAGAGGTTGACATTTCCACTCTGCCAAAGAAGCCAAACTACAAGCCACCACAACCAGTTCATCATCACTCCGACCAGTCTTCTGGGATTGCAGTCAAGATATTGCAGTTTTCGTTGCCTTTGTTGATCTTGGCCATTGCTTTTGCTCTGCAATTCTATAGTAAAAAGAAATAG